A region from the Azospirillum fermentarium genome encodes:
- a CDS encoding ketoacyl-ACP synthase III, translated as MVASVIDGVRIAGLVSCLPGRRETLDHLSARFGEEAAKRIGKATGIHARHLAGPGECTSDLAEHAARTLLDRLGWEPGGVDLLILVTQTPDHPLPASGLLLHRRLGLAKSAAVFDMGLGCSGYVYGLWTAAALLKAAGGRRALLLAGDTTSRVLDPGDRAVAPLFGDAASATALEVDTDAPPMAFTLGSDGAGAPYLIVPGGGMRAPDEPKHLFMDGTQVFAFTLREVPGSLKAVLDLAGWSMAEVGRVVLHQANAQMIRHLGQKIGARPDQTVVALDGHGNTSSASIPLAITDTLGSALAAGPMRLLLSGFGVGWSWGSAAVTAGPLEVCATMTLDSISVSAETAG; from the coding sequence ATGGTTGCCAGCGTGATCGACGGGGTGCGGATCGCGGGCCTCGTCTCCTGCCTGCCGGGCCGGCGGGAAACCCTGGACCATCTCTCCGCCCGCTTCGGGGAGGAGGCGGCCAAGCGCATCGGCAAGGCCACCGGCATCCACGCCCGCCATCTGGCGGGGCCGGGGGAATGCACCTCCGATCTGGCCGAGCACGCCGCCCGCACCCTGCTGGACCGGCTGGGGTGGGAGCCGGGCGGCGTGGATCTGCTGATCCTGGTCACCCAGACGCCCGACCATCCGCTGCCGGCATCGGGCCTGCTGCTGCACCGGCGGCTGGGGCTGGCGAAGTCGGCGGCGGTGTTCGACATGGGGCTGGGCTGCTCGGGCTATGTCTATGGCCTGTGGACGGCGGCGGCGCTGCTGAAGGCGGCGGGGGGGCGGCGGGCGCTGCTGCTGGCCGGCGACACCACGTCGCGCGTGCTCGACCCCGGCGACCGGGCGGTGGCGCCGCTGTTCGGGGATGCCGCCTCGGCCACCGCGCTGGAGGTGGACACGGATGCCCCGCCCATGGCCTTCACGCTGGGCAGCGACGGGGCCGGCGCCCCCTATCTCATCGTGCCCGGCGGCGGCATGCGCGCACCCGACGAACCGAAACATCTGTTCATGGACGGAACCCAGGTCTTCGCCTTCACCCTGCGCGAGGTGCCGGGCAGCCTGAAGGCGGTGCTGGATCTGGCCGGATGGTCCATGGCCGAAGTGGGGCGGGTGGTGCTGCATCAGGCCAACGCCCAGATGATCCGCCATCTGGGGCAGAAGATCGGCGCCCGTCCCGATCAGACCGTGGTGGCGCTGGACGGCCACGGCAACACCAGTTCCGCGTCCATTCCGCTGGCCATCACCGACACGCTGGGGAGCGCGCTGGCGGCGGGCCCCATGCGGCTCCTGCTGTCGGGGTTCGGGGTGGGCTGGTCGTGGGGGAGCGCCGCGGTTACCGCCGGCCCGCTGGAGGTCTGCGCCACAATGACTCTCGACAGCATTTCCGTATCGGCAGAAACTGCCGGCTGA
- a CDS encoding flagellin N-terminal helical domain-containing protein — protein MASSPVTLTASMRTNLLQLQSVNDQISKKQNILSTGNKVNSALDGPTAFFSAKGLSQRAGDLTSLKDSMGQAVSTIKAADKGITAINDMLDQARGLTTAAYAALGTDASSVSSRASLAKQFNSLKEQIDKLAGDSGYAGKNLLAGNGMSLDSTSASRAQANSMIGVDNSRVTNVTATDTYAVRVKGTGAVTGASGDINSAEQAHGLTNLNVSGTISGTKGNFSDVSIEVRGATGRERTFIVSDGSESRTISYFDNSQTAAATTTTAAKTGTAQVTNVNVGGTIEEGDTFSITVEGQTFKYSATADDVALGQDGRKNVATKLMQSISAALAGNGRLVGNSVDIASVSVDNNGTITLTGKTDALVSRDMAVSAQAENAATKRISESFASGTVVSFTVDRKLLEAAANSGNGTSTIEKKVDLQVSATNLAGNTITRDGMAARGEGKLANGENSFAFDTGTVRMDLDQKTLKQAADASQAANLVTVQVTDSNTKNDLSVQLNETNTNSIAVQSQNMSTSGQGLQMDYAQNGWTDRSDIDKAVAGLDHATDYVRSASQSLSTNLSIITTRENFTKEFSDVLTEGANKLTLADQNEEGAGLLMLQTRQQLGTIALSLANQSQQSILRLF, from the coding sequence ATGGCAAGCTCACCCGTCACGCTCACGGCTTCGATGCGGACGAACCTGCTTCAGCTGCAATCTGTGAATGATCAGATTTCGAAGAAGCAGAACATCCTTTCCACCGGCAACAAGGTCAACTCGGCCCTCGACGGCCCGACCGCGTTCTTCTCGGCCAAGGGGCTGAGCCAGCGTGCCGGCGACCTGACCTCGCTGAAGGACAGCATGGGTCAGGCGGTCAGCACCATCAAGGCCGCCGACAAGGGCATCACGGCCATCAACGACATGCTCGATCAGGCCCGCGGTCTGACGACCGCCGCCTATGCCGCCCTGGGCACTGATGCGTCGTCGGTCTCGAGCCGTGCATCGCTTGCCAAGCAGTTCAACTCTCTGAAGGAACAGATCGACAAGCTGGCCGGCGACAGCGGCTATGCCGGCAAGAACCTGCTGGCCGGCAACGGCATGTCGCTGGACAGTACCAGCGCGTCGCGCGCCCAGGCCAATTCCATGATCGGCGTGGACAACTCCCGCGTCACCAACGTCACCGCCACCGACACCTACGCGGTGCGCGTGAAGGGGACGGGTGCCGTCACGGGTGCCTCGGGCGACATCAACTCCGCCGAACAGGCCCACGGCCTGACGAACCTGAACGTCAGCGGCACCATCAGCGGCACCAAGGGCAATTTCAGCGACGTCTCGATCGAAGTGCGCGGTGCCACGGGCCGCGAGCGCACCTTCATCGTGTCGGACGGCTCCGAATCCCGCACCATCTCCTACTTCGACAACAGCCAGACGGCGGCGGCCACCACCACCACGGCGGCCAAGACCGGCACGGCGCAGGTGACCAACGTCAACGTCGGCGGCACGATCGAAGAGGGCGACACCTTCTCCATCACGGTGGAAGGCCAGACCTTCAAGTATTCCGCCACCGCCGATGACGTGGCTCTGGGCCAGGACGGCCGCAAGAACGTCGCCACCAAGCTGATGCAGTCGATCAGCGCCGCCCTGGCCGGCAACGGCCGTCTGGTCGGCAACTCGGTCGATATCGCCAGCGTGTCGGTGGACAACAACGGCACCATCACCCTGACCGGCAAGACCGACGCCCTGGTGTCGCGCGACATGGCGGTCAGCGCCCAGGCCGAGAACGCGGCCACCAAGCGCATCTCCGAAAGCTTCGCGTCGGGCACGGTGGTGTCGTTCACCGTTGACCGCAAGCTGCTGGAAGCTGCCGCCAACTCCGGCAACGGCACCTCCACCATCGAAAAGAAGGTGGACCTGCAGGTGAGCGCCACCAATCTGGCCGGCAACACCATCACCCGCGACGGCATGGCCGCCCGCGGTGAAGGCAAGCTCGCCAACGGTGAAAACTCCTTCGCGTTCGACACCGGCACGGTCCGCATGGACCTTGACCAGAAGACGCTGAAGCAGGCCGCCGACGCCAGCCAGGCCGCCAACCTGGTGACGGTGCAGGTGACCGACTCCAACACCAAGAACGATCTGAGCGTTCAGCTCAACGAGACGAACACCAACTCGATCGCGGTGCAGAGTCAGAACATGTCCACCAGCGGCCAGGGGCTGCAGATGGACTATGCCCAGAACGGCTGGACCGACCGTTCGGACATCGACAAGGCGGTGGCCGGTCTGGATCACGCCACCGATTACGTGCGTTCCGCCTCGCAGAGCCTGTCCACAAACCTCAGCATCATCACGACACGCGAAAACTTCACCAAGGAGTTCAGCGATGTGCTGACGGAAGGGGCCAACAAGCTGACCCTGGCCGACCAGAACGAGGAAGGCGCTGGCTTGCTCATGCTGCAGACCCGTCAGCAGCTGGGCACCATCGCTCTCAGCCTCGCCAACCAGTCGCAGCAGTCGATCCTGCGTCTGTTCTAA